One Bacteroidales bacterium genomic window, AATTAGTAAGAAAGAGGGTCAAACTCTATCGAATAAAATTGAAACGGACGTTTCATTAAAACGAGAATTTGAACTTAGAAAAGAACTAGAAACTATTGCTGCCGAAGAAGAAATTTTTCAGTTAAGACAAAAACTGCAATTAGTGGCTGCCTCGACTTCTAATTCTCTCGTCAATAGAGGTCATACCTTTAAGAAAGGTAGTATTAGGAGATATTTATACTATGCAGCTGCACTTTCTGGTATTACTTTAGGAGGATGGGGTGCTTTAACATTGACCAATAAAACAGTTGATCCAACAAGGGTTTATCTTGATAACTTCCAACCTTATCCAGCAGTTACTGTTGTCCGCTCTGGAGGTGAATTAAATCTAGATAGTATCTTTTTTAGTGCAATGCTATCATATCAAAAAGGAGATTACAATTCAGCAATCGTTGATTTCAAAAAAGTTATTGAGATTAATCCTAATGCATTTACTGTTCAGTTCTATTTAGGGATTACCTATATGGAATTGCTTGATTTTGAAAAAGCACATGAAAATTTAATTGCAGTTGCAGAATCAAATTCTCTTTTTAGAGATCAAGCACTCTGGTATTGCGGACTTTGCTATTTAGGTGAATTTAAGGTTGAAAAAGCGAAAACGATTTTCTTAAACTTATCAAATTCAAATTCTCCTCTTGGGCAAAAGGCAACTAACCTTCTTAGAGATTTATCTAATGGATAAAAATTAATTTTCAAAAAATGATTTACCAATTAACGGTTTCGGAACCGATTTTCCATAACTGAACTATAAATTACCGCCATGAAAACAGAATTACTCGAAGGTGTTAAGGAAAGAGAAAAAGATCTAGCGTCTTTTATCCTAAACAAAAGTTATGAAAGAATTAATTACTTTGAATCTGATGGAATTTTAACTTACATCGTTCTTGAAGATGGTTCACGAGTTAAAATTGACTTGTTTTTACATCAACTCGAAAAAGTATTATCCCCAAAGGTTTTTTACCGCTGTGGATGGTCTTTCATCGTTAACCTTACAAAGATTCATGAATACTGGGTATTAGAATATCCTTTTTTGGTAATGGAGAATGGAGAAATTATACCAGTTCCTCAATCAGAAAAAGATGCTATTAGCGGGTTGATTTCAAGAGAGTTGATAATGAGGAAGGATTAGGTTTTTTCTTAAATACGTTAAAATCTTTATCTTCTTTTAAACACACTGAGGAAAGTGATTCTTTTTGTGTTTATATGGGAATTAGTATTTCTTGTTAAATATTTAATGTGCAATTATAATTATTCGGACTTAACAAATTCTGTTTTTGTTTTTATTCGTGATAACGCCTGATTGATTTTTTCTTCAGGCGTTATTATGTTGTAATCACCCCAAAATGATTCATCAAAACTAAATTTAGAATCAACAAGTATTGCATTTGTTTTAAAAATCTCTTCTCTATTGAACTTAACTACGTTTAATGTATCAATTTGGCAACTAGCAAGTTCTAAAAAAACTTGAAAATCGTTGGAAAAAAGGTGGTATCGTTTTTTATATCTAATGCTTAAATCACCGCGAATATGGTTGATATAATATTTCCCATTCCAAGAACTATAATAAATTGAGTAAAAAATCTTTTCTGGCGTTACATTAAACTTTCTACTTCTCTTTACTATAAAAAGATCATCAGCATTCCTTAAATACTTGGGATTTACCTCAAAATCAGCCTTAAGCAAAGCAAAATTTTCCACATCAATGTAAAGAACTCCTTTGAAAAGAGGTTCGGTAATATTTTCTTTCTGTTCAAATGCTATAACATAAACATTACGTGAGTCTAAAGAAACAATATCCTCCTTTGAATAATTATAACTATCCGTATACTCTGGATCAATAAAATCAGGAATGTTTTTAACTAAATCTAAAGTCAAGCAACTTCTTATTCCTGCTTTAATTTTAAGCACCAATGTATCGTGCTGGTCGATGTTAACAATTTTTCTAGATTTGAGAAGTTTAACCTGATCTGATTCAAAGATTCTATAATATGGTGATTTATAAATTTTCATAACCGCTTCGGAATAGTTTAAATATTTGCTATTCTTTAAAACACCTTCCCTATAAAAACTCGTCATGTAAACTGATTCACCACTATAGTTTACCGAACGGTTACGAAAAACTTTATATACTATATCTCGAGGATCAATATTTCGAATAATTACCTCTTGAAGTGATATATATTCTGTTTCTAAATAAATATCGGCCTTTTGATCAACAAGCAATCTTACAGGTATATATTGGCTTTTATATCCAAGATGTGATATTGTTAATTGTGTGTGTTTTAAAAATGATGGTATTCTCAAAGTAAAAAATCCATCATAATTACTTACTGTTCCAATATTTTTTTCGGCAATACCAACAGCAACAAAGGGTAACGGTTTTTTTGTTAATTTATCAAGTATTAGCCCATTAATACTTATTGATAGTGTAGAATCTTTCGTTACCGATTCATTTTCAATTTTTTGAACCTTTTTTCTATATACTAGAATATGCTTTTCGATAACTTTAAAATCAAGAGTATTATCAGCAAGTACTTCAGAAATAATCTGTCTAAGTGTTTTATTATCAGCATTAATTGTTACTATTTTGTCGTTATCAACTAGTCGACTGTCATAAATAAAGAAATACCCTGTTGCATCTGTAATTTGATTTAACAGGTTATAAATAGTATTCCTTTGCTCCTTTATTATGATTTTTTGATCAAGAACAGGTTCTTGGGCATAAACTTGATTTATTGAATTCCCTGAAAACAAAAAAAGCAGAGTTACCGAAATTATTCGGTAATAAACTGCTTTATGAATGGCATTCGATTTTACTATATCTCTATTTTTCAATAGGTTTAATAATTATGGTTGAATCAGGAGTTTCTTCAACCTCTAAGTTAAGCGATAAGCAAATAAGCTCAGTTATGGTTTTGAGTGAATTATTATAGAAAGTAACAGTTAATTTTCTTTCACCAAGTAATTGGTTTTGTAACTGAATGCTTGTTTTATAGTTTTTATTAATCACCTTAATAATATTACTTAAAGATTCATCTTTAAACTGCATTCTTTGTGTTTTCCATAAAAAATAGGCGGAATTGTTATTGACGACCTTAACAAGATGGTTATTACTTGTAGATATTTTCTCACCAGGAAGTACAATCTGTGTTTGAGAGGGGTCGCTTTTTAATGTAACTCGAACCTTTCCTCGTTCAACTACAAGTTCAAATTGGTTACTATTCAATGTTTTTACATTAAAAGCGGTTCCTAAAACTTCAACAATAACTTTTTCGGTCTCAATTCTAAAAGGTTTTTGGGGATTAGATGTGATATCGAAAAAGGCTTCTCCCTTTAGGTTAACTTTTCTTTCTTTTGTGTCAAACTCGGAGGGGTAAGAGAAAGTTGTATTATTTGCCAAATAAATAACTGAGCCATCTGTAAGTGTCTGAATTAGAGTATTTGAATCACCGCCTGTTTGTAAACTTATCAGATTGGTATTACTTTTGGTAATTGAATAAAACGAAAGACCTGCAATAACCATCAATGTAACAAATGAAGCAGCCCACTTAGCCCAAGTAGGAATTACTCTATGTTCAATAATTCTATTACTAGGAATTAGATCTTCTGTGTTTAATCTGTTATAAAGTGTTTGCCAACCTTTATTGGTGTCAACTTCTTTCTTTTTTTGGTAACCTCCTATTTGCTCCCACTGTTTCTTCATCTCTTCAATAAGGTTTTTGTTTTCAGGAAAAGTTTCGATTTGTTTTTCGAATTGAAAAACATCTTCATTGCTCATCTCTCCTGCAAAATATCTAGCAATGAGCTCGAAATCTTTTGTATTATTTATATCTAGTTTCATAGTAGTCGGATTAATCCGTTTAGCATACCAGCTCATTGTAATGTTTCAAATTCTTTCGAAAAAGCTGTAAGGCTTTACCCATATTTGCTTCAACGGTTTTTATAGAAATTGATAACTTCTCAGCAATTTCATTATATTTCAACCCCTCGAATCGGCTTAGCTTAAAAATTTGGCGACACCTTTCGGGTAATTCGTTTAATGTAACTTCAATAATCTCGTTTAATTCGCTTACTTCAAGTTCATTTGATTCAAAACTTGCTTCGGAACTATTTGTTTCCTTAAAGTTTTGTTCGTATTTTTTCACAACCCTTAAATGCTCCAAATACTTTAATGAATTATTTCGTATTGCACGAAACATATAGGATTTTATTGAAATCTGAATATTCATCGTTTGCCTGTTTTTCCAATAGTTATAGAAAAATTCTTGGACTATCTCTTCTGCCAAATCCATATCCTTAAGAAACCTAAATGCATAATGACAAAGCGGTGAGTAGAGTGATTTAAAAAGCATTTCAAATTCTTTTAAATCGTCCTGTTTAATTCTTGTCTGTTTCAAAAATCCCGCTAGTTGCATCGTACGTTGTAATGTTTGATAATTGTAAAGGTAATTCTTTTATATTATTTGCTAAAAAAACACGATTAAAGCTATCCCGTTAAATCCAATCTAATTTTGAAAACCCAACTAAAAAACCCCACATGCAATGTATTTATTTTGCTTTTACTTACCATGTGGGGGTTTATCTATCACTTTTCCATATACTTTAAATGTTTAACGAGATAGCTTTAATTTAAAATTAATTTTGAATTACTGTTTTTTAAATCTTTTATTGAATTTATTTATCGCTGATTGAATAGATTCATCGGGTACTATAGTATTGTATTCACCCCAGTAATCTTGGTCGAAATACTCATTTACTTTATCAGCAAACACTGTGTATTGTTTAAACGATTCTTTCATTGGGAATTTTTCAATATTATCTGATTTTCTTTCAGTTACTGCCATTTCAGACATTACTGTATAGGTAGTTTTAAATATTCTTTTTTTCCAATCGCATGAAAACTTGACTTCATTGCGAACATAATTTATGTAATACTTCCCATTTTGTTCTTTGTAGGTTACCAAGTAGCTGGTGTTTGATGGAATGAATCTTAAACCCAAGGGTTTCTTCTTAACAAAACTTTGTGCAGCTTTAATTTCATCTTTTAAATCGAGACTAAACTCAGCCATTGTTATAGCTTTACTATCTTTTGATATATATATTTTGCCGAAGTAAAGAGGATACTCAAGAGTTACAATTGGTTGAAATCCTATTACATAGTTCATTTTACCGTCAATATTAACCATGTCCAGATATTCGTATTTATAATAATCGATGCTCTCTTTAGAAAGTAATACATCTGGATTCTTTACAATATCAAGTAGTAACGAAATATTTGGACCACCAACAAGCTTTACAGTAAGGGTATCAAATTTTTTAACATTCGTTCCTTTTCTTCCCTTAAATATTTTTACTCTATCAGAACTATAACCAGAGTTATAAGGTGCTTTATATATATCAATTATTGCTTCAGAAATTGATACATAATCTCTACGTTGTTTAATTGTTTCACGATAAAAACCAGTAAGTAAGTTAGGATCTTGGCTATAGTTATCCTGAATACTGCCAATAGCCTGAAGAACAAGACTACGAGGATCTTCTGGTTTTACAACAAGTTCCTTTAATTCAATGGAATAGGGATCAACAAAAAAGGTTTGTTCTCCCTGAGGGTTATCAACTACGCTAAATTTCTTATTCACATAACCTAAATGTGATACTTCGAATTCGGGTGCATTCAGTGATTTTTGTACTTTAAGAGTAAATTCCCCATCCGAATTCGATACGGTACCAATATTAGTTCCTGGTACAGAGATACTCGCAAAAGTAATTTTTTGCTTTGTTTTAGAGTCTTTTATAACACCATTTACAGTAAAGAATGTGGTGTTGTTCTGAGCATATGAATAGCTAAATCCTATTATCAGGAGTGCTATAAAGCTCAACTTGGTAAATCGCTTAATAAAAGTATTCATAATTTTTATATTTAAATTGTTAAACATTGAATTTCAACCTTCACTTATAAGACCGCAATCCAATAATATACCCTATTTTTTCCTGTTTTTATTAATTAAGCTGAATATTAAACACCTAAACAACTCTTTATAAGTGAAGGTTAATTTATCTTAGAAATTTCAAAAATAGGTAATGAGAAAAAGGAGTCCTCATATTGCAATATTCAATTATATCGCTATTTAAACTAAAATTATTAACTTGTAAAAGTTCTTCAATTAGTTATTGACCATAAAAATTGTATGTATGAAAATTTACCTTATTGGTTTTATGGCAAGCGGAAAAACAACCGTTGGGCTTGAATTGGCAAAAACACTCAATTATGAATTCATTGACCTTGATGTATATATAGAACAAAAGTATAATAAAACCATTAAGCAAATTTTTGAACAAAAGGGAGAAGATCATTTTCGAACTCTTGAAAATGAGGCACTGCGTGAAGTTTCTTCAATTGATGGTAATATTCTTATTGCTTCAGGAGGGGGTACTTCCTGCTTCTATAACAGTATTGATTTTATGAACAAAACGGGATTAACCATTTATATTAAGGTTGATGTTGG contains:
- a CDS encoding shikimate kinase, whose product is MKIYLIGFMASGKTTVGLELAKTLNYEFIDLDVYIEQKYNKTIKQIFEQKGEDHFRTLENEALREVSSIDGNILIASGGGTSCFYNSIDFMNKTGLTIYIKVDVGELVSRLIESKTDRPLLWGKTPQELNDYILRVLNEREKYYEKAKITIESSNISIDQLAQTINAAIG
- a CDS encoding RNA polymerase sigma-70 factor, which translates into the protein MKQTRIKQDDLKEFEMLFKSLYSPLCHYAFRFLKDMDLAEEIVQEFFYNYWKNRQTMNIQISIKSYMFRAIRNNSLKYLEHLRVVKKYEQNFKETNSSEASFESNELEVSELNEIIEVTLNELPERCRQIFKLSRFEGLKYNEIAEKLSISIKTVEANMGKALQLFRKNLKHYNELVC
- a CDS encoding LytTR family transcriptional regulator; the encoded protein is MKTELLEGVKEREKDLASFILNKSYERINYFESDGILTYIVLEDGSRVKIDLFLHQLEKVLSPKVFYRCGWSFIVNLTKIHEYWVLEYPFLVMENGEIIPVPQSEKDAISGLISRELIMRKD
- a CDS encoding carboxypeptidase-like regulatory domain-containing protein; this encodes MKNRDIVKSNAIHKAVYYRIISVTLLFLFSGNSINQVYAQEPVLDQKIIIKEQRNTIYNLLNQITDATGYFFIYDSRLVDNDKIVTINADNKTLRQIISEVLADNTLDFKVIEKHILVYRKKVQKIENESVTKDSTLSISINGLILDKLTKKPLPFVAVGIAEKNIGTVSNYDGFFTLRIPSFLKHTQLTISHLGYKSQYIPVRLLVDQKADIYLETEYISLQEVIIRNIDPRDIVYKVFRNRSVNYSGESVYMTSFYREGVLKNSKYLNYSEAVMKIYKSPYYRIFESDQVKLLKSRKIVNIDQHDTLVLKIKAGIRSCLTLDLVKNIPDFIDPEYTDSYNYSKEDIVSLDSRNVYVIAFEQKENITEPLFKGVLYIDVENFALLKADFEVNPKYLRNADDLFIVKRSRKFNVTPEKIFYSIYYSSWNGKYYINHIRGDLSIRYKKRYHLFSNDFQVFLELASCQIDTLNVVKFNREEIFKTNAILVDSKFSFDESFWGDYNIITPEEKINQALSRIKTKTEFVKSE
- a CDS encoding FecR family protein, whose product is MKLDINNTKDFELIARYFAGEMSNEDVFQFEKQIETFPENKNLIEEMKKQWEQIGGYQKKKEVDTNKGWQTLYNRLNTEDLIPSNRIIEHRVIPTWAKWAASFVTLMVIAGLSFYSITKSNTNLISLQTGGDSNTLIQTLTDGSVIYLANNTTFSYPSEFDTKERKVNLKGEAFFDITSNPQKPFRIETEKVIVEVLGTAFNVKTLNSNQFELVVERGKVRVTLKSDPSQTQIVLPGEKISTSNNHLVKVVNNNSAYFLWKTQRMQFKDESLSNIIKVINKNYKTSIQLQNQLLGERKLTVTFYNNSLKTITELICLSLNLEVEETPDSTIIIKPIEK
- a CDS encoding tetratricopeptide repeat protein → MIDRNTQRLIEKLIDGSISKKEGQTLSNKIETDVSLKREFELRKELETIAAEEEIFQLRQKLQLVAASTSNSLVNRGHTFKKGSIRRYLYYAAALSGITLGGWGALTLTNKTVDPTRVYLDNFQPYPAVTVVRSGGELNLDSIFFSAMLSYQKGDYNSAIVDFKKVIEINPNAFTVQFYLGITYMELLDFEKAHENLIAVAESNSLFRDQALWYCGLCYLGEFKVEKAKTIFLNLSNSNSPLGQKATNLLRDLSNG
- a CDS encoding carboxypeptidase-like regulatory domain-containing protein; its protein translation is MNTFIKRFTKLSFIALLIIGFSYSYAQNNTTFFTVNGVIKDSKTKQKITFASISVPGTNIGTVSNSDGEFTLKVQKSLNAPEFEVSHLGYVNKKFSVVDNPQGEQTFFVDPYSIELKELVVKPEDPRSLVLQAIGSIQDNYSQDPNLLTGFYRETIKQRRDYVSISEAIIDIYKAPYNSGYSSDRVKIFKGRKGTNVKKFDTLTVKLVGGPNISLLLDIVKNPDVLLSKESIDYYKYEYLDMVNIDGKMNYVIGFQPIVTLEYPLYFGKIYISKDSKAITMAEFSLDLKDEIKAAQSFVKKKPLGLRFIPSNTSYLVTYKEQNGKYYINYVRNEVKFSCDWKKRIFKTTYTVMSEMAVTERKSDNIEKFPMKESFKQYTVFADKVNEYFDQDYWGEYNTIVPDESIQSAINKFNKRFKKQ